From the genome of Lotus japonicus ecotype B-129 chromosome 6, LjGifu_v1.2, one region includes:
- the LOC130726431 gene encoding uncharacterized protein LOC130726431, which produces MANQGAKKRKEENVRHMARLRQVIIACNVVYVLIRMLIFHSSFTWKHWIGLVITSAAYLIPYQQLAKMANPAYAQDGELLDGGFDMTTGGVCGYLHDVIYITCFVQVMSIISGKFWYIYLVIPAFGLYQSFGFIRGFLPQGSEESVEDEKTRKKREKLEKKASRPKFVKSRTR; this is translated from the exons ATGGCGAATCAAGGAGCTAAGAAACGCAAGGAAGAGAACGTTCGTCACATGGCTAGGCTCCGCCAAGTCATCATCGCCTGCAAT GTTGTGTATGTGTTGATAAGGATGTTGATCTTCCACTCCTCCTTCACCTGGAAGCACTGGATTGGCTTGGTAATCACCTCTGCTGCTTACTTGATTCCTTATCAGCAGCTTGCTAAGATGGCAAACCCTGCTTATGCACAAGATGGTGAACTCTTGGATGGTGGCTTTGATATGACCACAGGTGGTGTTTGTGG CTATTTACATGATGTGATCTACATAACATGCTTTGTGCAAGTCATGTCCATCATCTCTGGAAAGTTTTGGTACATATATCTTGTG ATACCTGCTTTTGGTCTATACCAATCCTTTGGCTTCATTAGAGGATTTTTGCCACAAGGTTCAGAG GAATCAGTCGAAGATGAAAAGACTCGCAAGAAGAGAGAAAAGCTGGAGAAGAAGGCGTCCAGACCTAAGTTTGTCAAGTCAAGAACTAGATAG
- the LOC130723280 gene encoding probable LRR receptor-like serine/threonine-protein kinase At2g23950 has product MCVCETSTKKSNFVHKRIAFTFYFDVLPLFHSAHCHCSIIMASNQVLVLLFFLFFFLSRAPLSSSSEPRNHEVEALMSVRAELNDPHGVLNNWDEFSVDPCSWAMITCSSDYHVIGLGAPSQSLSGTLSPAIRNLTNLQQVLLQNNDISGKIPLELGLLPRLETLDLSNNRFSGVIPGSLGQLNSLQYLRLNNNSLSGPFPVSLAKIPELAFLDLSYNNLSGPLPKLPARSFNVVGNPLICGSSSTEGCSGSATFLPVSISLASSQGKYKSKKLALVLGISLSSVCLVFLFLGLFWYRKKWQNQAILYLGDYHLEEELVSLGNLKKFTFRELQNATDAFSSKNLLGAGGFGNVYRGKLGDGSMVAVKRLKDVTGSAGELQFRTEMEMISLAVHRNLLRLIGYCASPNEKLLVYPFMSNGSVATRLKGKPALDWNTRKRIAIGAARGLLYLHEQCDPKIIHRDVKAANVLVDEYFEAVVGDFGLAKLLDHADSHVTTAVRGTVGHIAPEYLSTGQSSEKTDVFGFGILLLELITGMTALEFGKTLNQKGAMLEWVRKIQHEKKVELLVDKELGSNYDRIEVGEMLQVALLCTQCLPALRPKMSEVVRMLEGDGLAEKWAASHTNHGSLSLNNTLHSNCSKSSSHHSNASNHDDNNKAHYDRSSTFGMTMDDDDGDEHSLDSYAMELSGPR; this is encoded by the exons atgtgtgtgtgtgagacaTCAACAAAGAAAAGCAACTTCGTACATAAGAGAATTGCTTTTACCTTCTACTTTGATGTGCTTCCCTTGTTCCATTCTGCTCACTGTCATTGTTCCATAATCATGGCTTCCAATCAAGTTCTcgtcctcctcttcttcctcttcttcttcctctctcgtgcacctctttcttcttcttcagagccTCGCAACCATGAAG TGGAGGCTTTGATGAGTGTCAGAGCTGAACTGAATGATCCTCATGGTGTGCTCAACAACTGGGATGAGTTCTCTGTTGACCCTTGCAGCTGGGCCATGATCACTTGCTCCTCTGATTACCATGTTATAGGCCT gGGAGCACCTAGTCAATCTCTCTCTGGTACTTTGTCTCCAGCAATTAGAAACCTTACCAATCTTCAACAAGT GTTGCTGCAGAACAATGACATCTCTGGCAAAATACCACTAGAGCTTGGTTTGCTTCCCAGGCTTGAGACTCTAGATCTTTCCAATAACAGGTTCTCTGGGGTGATTCCAGGGTCTCTTGGTCAGTTGAATAGTCTCCAATATCT GAGGCTGAACAACAATAGCTTATCTGGACCCTTTCCTGTGTCATTAGCCAAAATCCCAGAACTTGCTTTCTT GGACTTGTCTTATAACAATCTCAGTGGACCCTTGCCTAAGCTTCCAGCTAGATCATTTAA TGTTGTAGGAAACCCATTAATTTGTGGAAGCAGCTCCACTGAAGGTTGTTCTGGTTCAGCAACATTTCTACCTGTTTCAATTTCTCTAGCATCATCTCAAG GGAAATACAAGTCCAAGAAACTAGCACTGGTTCTTGGGATTAGCCTTAGTAGTGTTTGTCTCGTCTTCCTGTTTTTGGGGCTTTTCTGGTATAGAAAGAAATGGCAGAACCAAGCAATCCTGTACCTTGGTG ATTATCATCTGGAGGAGGAACTTGTTAGCTTGGGAAATCTGAAAAAATTCACTTTCAGAGAGCTCCAAAATGCAACAGATGCTTTCAGCTCCAAGAACTTACTTGGTGCTGGAGGCTTTGGCAATGTTTATAGAGGGAAACTTGGAGACGGTTCAATGGTGGCAGTAAAAAGGCTAAAGGATGTGACTGGAAGTGCTGGTGAATTACAATTCCGAACAGAAATGGAGATGATCAGCTTGGCAGTTCACCGCAATTTACTTCGCTTAATTGGATATTGCGCTTCTCCTAATGAAAAGCTTCTGGTTTATCCTTTTATGTCCAATGGCAGTGTGGCCACCAGGCTTAAAG GCAAACCCGCTTTAGACTGGAATACAAGAAAGAGAATAGCAATTGGAGCTGCCAGAGGTCTACTCTATCTACATGAGCAGTGTGATCCTAAGATAATACACAGAGATGTGAAGGCTGCAAATGTGCTTGTGGATGAATATTTTGAAGCTGTTGTTGGTGATTTTGGCCTTGCAAAGCTCCTTGACCATGCTGACTCCCATGTCACCACCGCTGTCCGCGGAACTGTCGGGCACATAGCACCAGAGTACCTCTCCACTGGTCAATCGTCTGAGAAAACTGATGTATTTGGATTTGGCATTCTCTTGTTGGAGCTCATAACTGGAATGACAGCTCTCGAGTTTGGAAAAACACTGAATCAGAAAGGAGCAATGCTAGAGTGG GTGAGGAAAATACAGCATGAAAAGAAAGTAGAACTGTTGGTGGACAAGGAACTAGGGAGCAACTATGACAGGATTGAAGTTGGGGAAATGCTGCAAGTAGCTCTACTCTGCACTCAATGTTTACCAGCCCTTCGTCCCAAAATGTCTGAAGTGGTCCGAATGCTTGAAGGCGATGGTCTTGCTGAGAAGTGGGCAGCATCACATACTAATCATGGCAGTCTCAGTCTAAACAACACCCTCCACAGCAATTGCAGCAAAAGCTCATCTCATCATTCCAATGCTTCAAACCATGATGACAACAATAAAGCTCATTATGATCGTTCCAGCACGTTTGGCATGAcaatggatgatgatgatggtgatgaacATTCTTTGGATTCCTATGCTATGGAACTCTCTGGTCCTAGgtaa
- the LOC130723281 gene encoding histone-lysine N-methyltransferase ASHR3 yields MPLPAATIPKPTTMPDLANLSLPLTHCSTVNPPDATAADSPVKPLPNDYPSDDNDAAEARVLKRSRGSVERVKKASNDSNFMDHLKDPFSLPFLFGAPKMVECHFCHHCICPGEEVLCSVRGCGARYHMDCAKEAGGASNVKKFKCPQHVCFVCKQRLHLRCVRCPMAFHTKCAPWPDAVIDLKDHPGQAVCWRHPSDWRLDRKPETSTSDISEAFCRLPLPFTEEEFKIDFNWKDTDTKMEPPPYAHIRRNIYLVKKKRSVVDDEDAGCTSCSSTCSEDCVCRVQCISCSKACRCSENCSNRPFRKEKKMEIVKTLLCGWGVEAAEAIEKGEFIIEYIGEVIDDALCEKRLWDMKDQGVQNFYMCEIRKDFTIDATFKGNTSRFLNHSCNPNCVLEKWQVDGETRVGVFAARSIEVGEPLTYDYRFVQFGPEVKCHCGAPNCQGFLGTKKKISKVHIRWGSKRKRTSKSRKCRQIEKPTTINGHLGSV; encoded by the exons atgccCCTTCCCGCAGCCACCATCCCCAAACCCACCACCATGCCAGACTTGGCCAACCTCTCTCTCCCCCTCACTCACTGCTCCACCGTCAATCCCCCCGACGCCACCGCCGCTGATTCCCCCGTCAAACCCCTACCCAACGACTACCCTTCCGACGACAACGACGCCGCTGAAGCTCGCGTCCTCAAGCGCAGCCGCGGCTCCGTCGAACGGGTCAAGAAGGCTTCCAATGACTCAAACTTCATGGATCACCTCAAAGATCCTTTCTCCCTTCCCTTCCTCTTTGGTGCTCCCAAAATG GTTGAATGTCATTTCTGTCACCATTGTATCTGCCCTGGGGAGGAGGTGTTATGCTCTGTTCGTGGATGTGGCGCACGCTACCACATGGATTGTGCTAAAGAAGCTGGTGGGGCTTCAAATGTGAAAAAATTCAAGTGCCCACAACAT GTGTGTTTCGTTTGCAAACAAAGATTGCACTTGCGGTGTGTCCGTTGCCCAATGGCTTTCCATACTAAATGCGCACCATGGCCGGATGCAGTAATTGATCTGAAAGATCATCCGGGTCAAGCTGTTTGTTGGAGACATCCTTCTGATTGGCGCCTGGATAGAAAG CCTGAAACTTCGACAAGTGACATTTCG GAAGCATTTTGTCGCTTGCCCCTTCCTTTTACCGAAGAGGAGTTCAAGATTGACTTCAATTGGAAAGATACGGACACTAAGATGGAGCCACCACCATATGCACACATAAGACGAA ATATATATCTAGTGAAGAAGAAGCGTAGTGTTGTAGATGATGAAGATGCAGGATGCACCAGTTGCAGTTCTACATGTTCTGAAGACTGTGTATGCAG GGTTCAATGCATAAGCTGCTCAAAGGCTTGTCGCTGCTCAGAAAATTGCAGTAATCGGCCATTTCGCAAGGAGAAAAAAATGGAGATTGTCAAG ACTTTACTTTGTGGATGGGGAGTAGAAGCCGctgaagcaattgaaaaaggcGAATTTATAATTGAATATATTGGAGAAG TCATTGATGATGCTTTATGTGAAAAAAGGCTTTGGGACATGAAAGACCAGGGCGTACAAAATTTCTACATGTGTGAGATTCGGAAAGACTTCACAATAGATGCAACTTTCAAAGGAAACACATCACGGTTTTTAAACCATAGCTGCAATCCAAACTGTGTTTTGGAAAAGTG GCAAGTTGATGGTGAAACCCGTGTGGGTGTATTTGCTGCTCGTTCAATAGAAGTTGGAGAGCCATTAACGTATGATTACAG ATTTGTGCAATTTGGTCCAGAGGTGAAATGTCACTGTGGTGCCCCAAATTGTCAAGGCTTTCTAGGTACCAAAAAGAAGATTAGCAAGGTACACATCCGTTGGGGCTCCAAACGTAAGAGAACTTCAAAATCTCGCAAGTGTAGGCAAATTGAAAAGCCAACAACTATAAATGGCCATTTGGGGAGTGTCTGA
- the LOC130721948 gene encoding uncharacterized protein LOC130721948: MHISFIPGELQDLWDLWGLEILVILSFTIQVILTVYGSRRKDIPGMWVRLTVWFTYLLSASLAKLIIGKLTVIPESDPTDRNIRRELKALFAPLLLVQIGNPDAITAYSIEDNRLGFRQLLTLVIQVAVVIWIIVRSWTHSMLSFLYLPLLVSGLIKQGEVVWALKSALSKTSGIITLQEIDQEANMPDLFRFLPLDIPNIELILKAYYRFTSLKPHRENWLYQPLYESLTWMSIDEYAPEEIFKITDAELSFMYDVLYTKAPIIYTKAGCVLRVVSFFNLVITLCGFSVIFEPTFASHWRACFIVGVLTGAVVMEAYQILQLPFSDWAIVQMIKHQNLPLVVPCLRILGPRVASWKRWSNTLPQFNLLSFCIHDKPLKCGKILKYRGIDMGLKKNRSRTRVRFPQELKALVVQEMKDIDRERGLKPFNHRGEWSLGRYECLNDFKWSIKRDFDKSITIWHIATDICYYSDVQSNAANTKIQMAKSLSDYMMYLLALRPHMLSMTTAKIIFRHAFDKLKALLVQKEESVKDEKEACRILRVERVPQYSNMERKSETVVTSKWHVLRDAQRLARKLMAREDRWQIMCSVWVEILCYAAANCTVDYHSEQIRRGGGLITHVWILLAHKTDKYHISD, from the coding sequence ATGCACATATCTTTCATCCCAGGGGAACTACAAGACCTATGGGATCTGTGGGGCTTAGAAATACTTGTGATATTGAGTTTCACCATCCAAGTGATCCTCACAGTCTACGGCAGCCGCAGAAAGGACATTCCAGGTATGTGGGTAAGGCTCACAGTTTGGTTCACCTATTTGCTCTCCGCTTCCTTGGCGAAACTCATCATAGGCAAGCTCACGGTAATACCGGAAAGCGATCCGACCGATCGCAACATCAGGCGCGAATTGAAGGCGTTGTTTGCACCATTGCTTCTTGTGCAAATTGGCAATCCAGATGCCATAACTGCATACTCAATTGAAGATAACAGGTTGGGATTTAGGCAGCTTCTAACCCTTGTTATACAAGTAGCTGTGGTGATTTGGATCATTGTAAGAAGCTGGACTCATTCAATGCTCTCTTTTCTGTACCTTCCATTACTTGTATCTGGACTAATCAAGCAGGGAGAAGTTGTTTGGGCTCTCAAATCAGCTCTTAGTAAAACATCTGGAATCATCACTCTTCAAGAGATTGACCAAGAAGCAAACATGCCTGATTTATTCAGGTTTCTTCCTTTGGACATTCCAAACATTGAATTGATCTTGAAGGCCTATTACCGCTTCACCTCGTTGAAACCTCACCGCGAGAACTGGCTCTACCAGCCTCTATATGAATCCCTTACCTGGATGTCTATAGACGAGTACGCACCAGAGGAAATCTTCAAGATCACGGATGCAGAACTGAGCTTCATGTATGATGTGCTCTACACCAAAGCGCCTATAATCTACACCAAAGCAGGTTGTGTTCTACGCGTCGTGAGTTTCTTCAATTTAGTTATAACTCTGTGTGGATTTTCAGTCATATTCGAACCAACCTTTGCCAGCCATTGGAGAGCCTGCTTCATAGTTGGGGTGCTAACAGGTGCTGTAGTTATGGAAGCATACCAGATTTTGCAGTTACCTTTCTCAGATTGGGCTATAGTTCAAATGATCAAGCACCAAAATCTTCCACTTGTGGTTCCATGCCTTAGAATTCTTGGACCTAGAGTAGCCAGTTGGAAAAGGTGGTCAAACACATTGCCACAATTCAACTTGCTCAGCTTTTGCATCCATGATAAGCCATTAAAGTGTGGGAAGATTCTCAAATACCGGGGAATTGACATGGGGTTGAAGAAGAATAGGAGTAGGACGCGTGTGCGGTTTCCACAAGAATTAAAAGCTCTGGTGGTTCAAGAAATGAAGGATATTGATAGAGAAAGAGGGCTAAAGCCCTTCAACCACAGAGGGGAGTGGTCACTTGGAAGGTATGAATGTCTCAATGATTTCAAATGGAGTATTAAGAGAGATTTTGACAAGAGCATCACCATATGGCACATTGCAACTGATATCTGCTACTATTCTGATGTTCAATCCAATGCTGCAAACACCAAAATCCAAATGGCCAAGTCATTGTCAGATTACATGATGTACCTTCTAGCGTTGCGCCCTCATATGCTGTCCATGACCACTGCCAAGATAATATTCCGACACGCCTTCGACAAACTCAAGGCCTTGTTGGTGCAGAAAGAAGAGTCTGTGAAGGATGAGAAAGAAGCATGCAGGATTTTGAGAGTGGAAAGAGTTCCACAGTATTCAAACATGGAGAGGAAATCAGAAACTGTTGTCACATCAAAATGGCATGTGCTGAGGGATGCTCAGAGACTAGCTAGGAAATTGATGGCCAGGGAAGACAGGTGGCAGATCATGTGTAGTGTGTGGGTGGAGATTTTGTGTTACGCTGCAGCAAATTGCACTGTGGATTATCATTCAGAACAAATAAGGAGAGGTGGAGGTTTGATAACTCATGTTTGGATTCTGTTAGCTCATAAGACAGATAAATATCATATCAGTGACTAA
- the LOC130723689 gene encoding AP2-like ethylene-responsive transcription factor At1g16060, whose product MGKLSQHQTQKNNATKDNSTLNATNTKVKRTRRSVPRDSPIQRSSIYRGVTRHRWTGRYEAHLWDKNCWNESQNKKGRQVYLGAYDDEEAAAHAYDLAALKYWGPDTILNFSLSTYQNELNEMDGQSREEYIGSLRRKSSGFSRGVSKYRGVARHHHNGRWEARIGRVFGNKYLYLGTYATQEEAATAYDMAAIEYRGLNAVTNFDLSRYIKWLKPNQSNTDNNTKVTTSDQDLVDSNPISNTNNFIPDNPHDKKQSGLNNFFQSQESFNSSNGEEETITMVQPRPAAATSALGLLLQSSKFKEMMEMTSAADLSTPAEYDIQLAPCAFPDDIQTYFECEDSSKYGEGDDDMNMIMFSDLNSFVPPIFHCDDFEGLKV is encoded by the exons ATGGGGAAACTCTCACAGCACCAAACCCAGAAAAACAATGCAACTAAGGATAATAGTACTCTTAATGCCACAAACACCAAGGTGAAACGAACAAGGAGAAGTGTCCCTAGAGATTCTCCAATTCAAAGAAGCTCAATATACAGAGGAGTCACTAG ACACAGATGGACTGGCCGATATGAAGCTCATTTGTGGGACAAGAATTGCTGGAATGAATCTCAGAACAAGAAAGGACGACAAG TCTATCTTG GTGCTTATGATGATGAAGAGGCGGCAGCACATGCTTATGATCTTGCAGCATTGAAATATTGGGGTCCAGATACCATTCTCAACTTTTCA TTATCGACCTACCAGAATGAATTGAATGAAATGGATGGTCAATCAAGGGAGGAGTATATTGGATCATTAAGGAG GAAAAGCAGCGGTTTTTCTCGTGGTGTCTCTAAATACAGGGGCGTTGCAAG ACACCATCATAATGGAAGATGGGAGGCTCGGATTGGCAGGGTTTTCGGCAACAAGTACCTTTACCTCGGAACTTATG CTACACAAGAAGAAGCTGCAACAGCATATGATATGGCAGCAATTGAATATCGTGGACTCAATGCTGTTACCAATTTTGACCTAAGCCGTTACATTAAGTGGCTTAAGCCTAATCAAAGCAACACTGATAATAACACCAAAGTTACCACCTCTGATCAAGATCTTGTTGACTCTAACCCTATTAGCAACACCAATAATTTCATCCCAGATAACCCTCATGATAAAAAACAATCAGGACTTAATAACTTCTTCCAAAGTCAAGAGTCATTTAATAGCAgtaatggagaagaagaaacaatTACAATGGTCCAGCCTAGGCCAGCTGCTGCCACATCAGCCCTAGGGCTTTTGCTTCAATCATCTAAGTTTAAGGAGATGATGGAGATGACTTCTGCTGCTGATTTGTCAACGCCAGCTGAGTATGATATTCAGTTGGCGCCCTGTGCGTTCCCCGATGACATTCAAACATACTTTGAGTGTGAAGATTCTAGTAAATATGGAGAAGGGGATGATGATATGAATATGATCATGTTCAGTGACCTCAACTCTTTTGTTCCACCTATTTTCCATTGTGATGACTTTGAAGGCTTGAAGGTTTAA